GTGCCGGACGAACCCGACCGGCCACGGCGCGGACGCTCGGGACGGTCGCCACGCTCACCACGACGCGGGCGGGACGGACCGGCCTCGGCCGGAGCCTCCCGGCCCGGGACGGCGTCGCCCTTGTAGATCCAGACCTTCACACCGATCCGACCGAACGTGGTACGGGCCTCGAAGAAGCCGTACTCGATGTTGGCCCGCAGCGTGTGCAGCGGAACCCGGCCCTCACGGTAGAACTCGGTCCGGCTCATCTCGGCGCCGCCGAGGCGACCCGAGACCTGAACCCGAATGCCCTTGCAGACCGGGTTCTTCATCGCCGACTGCATGGCCTTGCGCATCGCCCGACGGAAGCTGACCCGGCTGGACAGCTGCTCGGCGACACCCTGCGCAACCAGCTGAGCGTCCGACTCGGGGTTCTTCACCTCGATGATGTTCAGCTGAACCTGCTTGCCGGTGAGCTTCTCGAGCTCGCCGCGGATCCGGTCGGCCTCCGCACCCTTACGGCCGATGACGATGCCCGGCCGGGCGGTGTG
The nucleotide sequence above comes from Micromonospora luteifusca. Encoded proteins:
- the rpsC gene encoding 30S ribosomal protein S3 → MGQKVHPTGFRLGISTDWKSRWFADKLYKDYIGEDVKIRRMMSKGLERAGISKVDIERTRDRVRVDIHTARPGIVIGRKGAEADRIRGELEKLTGKQVQLNIIEVKNPESDAQLVAQGVAEQLSSRVSFRRAMRKAMQSAMKNPVCKGIRVQVSGRLGGAEMSRTEFYREGRVPLHTLRANIEYGFFEARTTFGRIGVKVWIYKGDAVPGREAPAEAGPSRPRRGERGDRPERPRRGRSGSSGTTAGGTEAGRAAATTIAQQAETPSGEPVDSAAVAAAAAPAETQQEG